CGTCGTCACATGCGTGTAGATCTGTGTCGTGCCGAGGCTGGAGTGACCGAGCATCTCCTGCACCGCGCGGAGATCCGCTCCCCCGTCGAGCAGGTGCGTCGCCGCCGTGTGGCGGAACGCGTGCGGGCCCTCCGGACCCGTTCCGGGAACCCGGCTGAGCAGTTCGGAGACCACCGCGTAGACAGACCGGGTGCCGACCCTTTCCCCGCGCGTGTTCAGGAACAGTGCGCTCGACACGCGCATCTGCGACTCCTGCCCGGGCGCCGTGCTGATGAGCTGTTCCCGCCGGCCGTTCTGCCGGTACTGCGTCACCGCCGCGAGCGCCGGTGCTCCGAAGGGGACCACCCGCTGCTTGGACCCCTTGCCGGTCACCAGCACGGTACGGCGCTCCTCGTCGAGGTCGTCGACGTCGATTCCCACGATCTCCGACACCCGGAGCGCCGAGGCGTAGAGCAGTTCGACGATCGCCCGGTTGCGTTCACCGATCGGATCCCCGTCGGACGCCCGCTCGTCCAGCAGGTCGAAGATCGACTGCACGGATGCCCGGCTGAGCACGCGCGGCAGAGACCGGTCCGCTCGGGGTGCACGCAACCGTACGGCCGCGTCGCCGGTCTGCAGCCCCGTTCTCGTCAGCCAGGCCGAGAAGCTCTTCGCCGTCGCGGAGCGCCTGGCCATCGTCGCCTTCGACAGTCCCCCGTTGGAGGCGGCCCACAACCAGTCGCGCAGCAGATCGAGCGTCATCCCGGCTGACCCTTCAGCACCCGCTGTCTCAGCTCCCACCGACTCAGCACCCACCGACTCAGCACCCACCGTCTCCGTGCCGGCCTGTGCGCGGCGGTCCGCGGCGAAGGCGAGCAGGTTCGCGAGGTCGGAGCGGTAGGCCCGAACGGTGTTCTCGGAGTAGCCGCGCTCGAGCGCCAGGTGCGACAGGAAGTCGTCGGCGTTCTGTTCGAGGCTCATGCTCCAAGGATGCCCGACAGGCGTTGCGGATCAGCCGGCCGTCGGGGCGTGGCGGGAGAACGCGTCGCGCTGGCCCTCAGGGCTGAGGGCCTCGATCCGTCGCACGACCTCCGTCGGGAAGCTGTTGATGACCTCGTAGTCGCCGACCGGCACGATGGAGTGCACGACCTGCTCCGGGTAGACGT
Above is a genomic segment from Subtercola boreus containing:
- a CDS encoding tyrosine-type recombinase/integrase, whose protein sequence is MSLEQNADDFLSHLALERGYSENTVRAYRSDLANLLAFAADRRAQAGTETVGAESVGAESVGAETAGAEGSAGMTLDLLRDWLWAASNGGLSKATMARRSATAKSFSAWLTRTGLQTGDAAVRLRAPRADRSLPRVLSRASVQSIFDLLDERASDGDPIGERNRAIVELLYASALRVSEIVGIDVDDLDEERRTVLVTGKGSKQRVVPFGAPALAAVTQYRQNGRREQLISTAPGQESQMRVSSALFLNTRGERVGTRSVYAVVSELLSRVPGTGPEGPHAFRHTAATHLLDGGADLRAVQEMLGHSSLGTTQIYTHVTTERLRSTYLAAHPRA